Genomic DNA from Ruminococcus sp. OA3:
ATTATGAAGCAGGTATTATTGAAAAGAAAATGAAAAATCAAAAACTGGTTGGAGAGGTTGTTTTTTATTCCTACAGGTTTGAATATCAGCCGTACGTAGCAATGATTCTGAGAAAAAAGTGGAACTTGAACTGCAGGATTGTCGCCAGGGCACACAGATATGATCTATATGAAGAAGAACACCGCGGTGCATATATCCCAATGCGACAAGAAATCCTTGATGAGATAGATTTTGTATACCCCTGTTCTGATGATGGAACTGATTATATTCTAAATGGTTATCCCGAATATAAAAACAAGGTGGCTACAAAATTTCTGGGTACATTGGACCGCGGTATAAAGGAATATGAGTGGAAAGATTTTCCATATGAGATTGTAACCTGCTCCAATGTGGTAAAGGTAAAACGTCTGGATAAGTTAATCCGCGCCATGTCTTTGATCAGAGATGTGGAAATTAAATGGACTCATTATGGAGATGGACTGCTAATGGAGGATATCAAAGCGCTTGCAGAAAAAATGCTTGGCGCTAACGTTACATATGAATTTAAGGGAAATGTCGATAATACGGCACTGCTTGAAGATTATATGACAGAAAATTATTATTTGTTCTTAAACGTCAGTTCATCAGAGGGTATTCCCGTATCAATCATGGAATCATCTTCAGTGGGCATACCGTGTATTGCCACTGATGTCGGCGGGACCAGAGAAATAATTACTGATGGTGTCAATGGTATTCTTTTAAGTGCGGATGTTTCGGACCAGGAACTGGCGGATCGGATTACGAGGTTTTGCAGGCTGGACAGGTATCAGTATCTGCGATTCCGCAAAGAGGCAAGAAGATTGTGGGATGATAAGTATAATGCAGAGAAGAATTATCTGAGGTTTACCAACGAATTATTCTGGCAGGGGAGTAACAAACAGATCGATAGTAAGAGGTGAAAGGTTTGCGTGTGAATATCAAATCGTTATATGGACTATTGGCAATAGCTGTGATGTTGATTGCCGGTTTGCTGACAAATGTCGAAGGCTGGTTTTTGCTTGTTTTGTCTGCCTGGCTGTTTTTACTGTTCTATGCATATCATCATATCAAAGACCGGAGTATGCTGTTTGTTTTCTTAATTG
This window encodes:
- a CDS encoding glycosyltransferase → MKTLCLFTNAFPYGNWEPYLETEIKFYNEFDKVWIFALQIREEHKNVRRSVGKNVSVIPVWYASRLTYLINALRAVFDADFYKEFLRLVKRRRFCIRNLINLFVFFSRAYYEAGIIEKKMKNQKLVGEVVFYSYRFEYQPYVAMILRKKWNLNCRIVARAHRYDLYEEEHRGAYIPMRQEILDEIDFVYPCSDDGTDYILNGYPEYKNKVATKFLGTLDRGIKEYEWKDFPYEIVTCSNVVKVKRLDKLIRAMSLIRDVEIKWTHYGDGLLMEDIKALAEKMLGANVTYEFKGNVDNTALLEDYMTENYYLFLNVSSSEGIPVSIMESSSVGIPCIATDVGGTREIITDGVNGILLSADVSDQELADRITRFCRLDRYQYLRFRKEARRLWDDKYNAEKNYLRFTNELFWQGSNKQIDSKR